From Pseudoalteromonas piratica:
TTAATACGCGCAACAGCATCTTCAATAATTGAGGCTGGCGTCCATAGTTTTTCACAACCACAGATGTCAATTACGAAACGCTCTAATAAACGTAAACCTTGGTGCGTGTGCGTTACTTCTGGGTGAAATTGTACACCGTAGAACTTTTTCTCTTCCCATGACATCGCTGCATGTGGACAGGTATCTGTTTTAGCTGACGTAACAAACGTTTCAGGCACTTCAACAACTTTGTCGCCGTGGCTCATCCAAACGTCAAGTTTGCCAATGCCATCTTCGATATGATCTTCAATCGCATCAAACAGCGCACAGTTACCTACTTTTTCAACTTTCGCGTAACCAAACTCTTTCTTATCTGAGCTATGTACTTGGCCACCAGTTGCATTGCCATTGTTTGCATACCGTAACAAATACCAAGTACAGGTACGCCAGCATTAAATACATACTCAGGCCGCGCGAGGGCTATTTTCTTCTGTCGTTGACTCTGGCCACCCGATAAAATAATACCCTGCGGGTTAAATTCGCGAATTTGCTCTTCAGTTACATCCCATGCCCATAGTTCACAGTAAACACCGATTTCACGAATGCGGCGGGCGATTAGTTGAGTGTATTGCGAACCGAAATCTAAAATCAGTACGCGAGAATCATGAATATTTTTGCTCATTAGTTGTCTCTTTCTAAAAATCCAACAACTCGATTGAAACGGCAATTTCAATCGGGATACAATTAACTAAGGCTAGCAAAAAGCTAGCCTTATCGATAAATTAAAGCCGCGAATTAACCTAAACGGTAGTTAGGAGCTCTTTGTGATTTGTACGTCGTGAACGTGCGATTCGCCCATACCTGCAGCGGTAACACGTACAAACTGAGGCTTAGTGTTTAGCTCTTCAATTGTTGCACAGCCAGTAAGACCCATCGCACTGCGAATACCACCAACTTGTTGGTGAATAATGTTCGCAATTGGACCTTTATACCTACGCGACCTTCAATACCTTCTGGAACCAGCTTCCTTCTGATTTAAGCATCTTGGAAGTAACGGTCAGAATGAACCTTCTTTTTTTGGTTCATTGCACCTAAGCTACCCATGCCACGGTAAGACTTGTAGTAACGACCTTGATAAAGCTCTACTTCACCTGGTGCTCTTCAGTACCTGCTAGCATTGAACCAACCATTACCAGTGATGCACCAGCAACAAGTGCTTTGCGATGTCACCAGAGAAACGAATACCAC
This genomic window contains:
- a CDS encoding glutamine amidotransferase-related protein, producing the protein MSKNIHDSRVLILDFGSQYTQLIARRIREIGVYCELWAWDVTEEQIREFNPQGIILSGGQSQRQKKIALARPEYVFNAGVPVLGICYGMQTMAMQLVAKYIAQIRKSLVTRKLKK